The DNA segment TAATAAACCTACTATAAGGGAATTGCTTGcttgttttgaattttttttttttttctactcaagCTTGAATTTTTATAATTGGACGTTAAATTTTGCCGGTTTTCACtttcattatttaattttaatttattattaaaaaattttaaattttaattctattttataAAAATCTTTCCAACTTACTatagtaaattttaatattaaaaaagtaataaaattatctttttatctcattttttatcacactcaaaaaatatttttcgcTTTAACCACAATCTAAACTTATCACAAAAATACTAATACCTTTTATCGAAAAATGTTAATATTGCATTTGTAAATATTATACTGTAATTTAGAGGAATTCTTTAATATAAAAATCTACAGATTAGAGAGATTTtttgttaaataaaattaaaatttagaaattttttagtAACAAATTACCCATTTTAACCTATAGTTGAACCTATACATAACGTGATTAACAAATCATTCGCCCAATTATTTGCTATAGTTATGGGTACATGTGATTTAACTATAATTATTGACAGGATTTAACTACGTTGCTAAGTCAATgtctaaatttcatttttaaaaaatgaaaataaaatatcattGGCTGTTCAATGAGAATGCTTTTCTATAAATGGCCATGTTTTGATCCTTATAACGACCATAAGCAGGCCTTGTCTTCAAATTCTCAAAGAAATGGCAGCGCAAGTAGAGCATTTGGCAAGCAACATGGAGCAAGAGATTTCTCGTCCATTGGCTTACTTCCCTCCTACCGTGTGGGGCTGTGACTTTGCTTCACTTCCTCTGTTTAACTCCGTAAGCCAACATTCaaacttttctttttctgtttAATTACATGTAATATAGATAACTTGTAATTCTTGataatcgaaattataattaattataattacagcTGATTGACTCGAAAAGTATATTTCTCAACCTTAATGCAGGAAATTGAATCATATACTAAAAAGGTGGAGGTGCTAAAAGAAAAGGTCAAGGACATGCTAATGTCTTCCAAGAAAGATTTGATCAAGAATATTGAGTTTATCAATTTATTATGTCGTCTTGGTATATCATATcattttgaaaatgaaattgaagaACAACTGAATCACATTTTTAATGTCGTCCACGATGATATTAACGATGACTATGATCTCTATAATGTCGCGCTTTTGTTTCGAGTTTTAAGACAGTATGGATACAAAATATCTTGCAGTAAGTGGCTACTTATGATGaaaatttattgtattttatatgTTTTATAATACATCTTACAACTTAGGTCCATTTAGGCAAGAAAAATCTctccatatataaatatatattattgctTAATAAAGGTCAATTGTCAAAAGGAAAGACGCAAGAAATAATGTGACCTACTAATTAATAAAGATGCTTGTATGAAGTGGGTGGTATTGTGATTTGTGAATCAGATGTGTTCAAGAAATTCAAGGACAGCGATGGGAAGTTCAATAAAGCCATATCCAATGACGTAAAAGGAATTCTTAGCCTTTACGAAGCGAGCTTTGTGAGTATGCGTGGAGAAGATATTCTAGATGAAGCAATTGCTTTTGCAAGGCCACTCTTGGAGTCTCTGGCTATGCAATCAAGCCCACATCTCGCAAAACACATAAATGATGCCTTAAGCATGCCTTTTCACAGAGGCCTGCCACGAGTAGAGGCTAGGAAATTCATCGATTTCTACGAAGAAGAGGAGTCTCACAATGAAACTTTACTCAAGTTTGCCAAGTTAGATTATAATCGAGTGCAGTTACTGCACAAACAAGAGCTAGGTGTTGTCTCCAGGTCCACTTTGTTTGAGAGATCAGAGGGAGATATTTTTTTATGTGTATATGATATTTACATTTGATATTgttatttaattgtgtgtttgatcaggtGGTGGAAAGAATTGGATCTTGCAAAGGGTCTCCCTTATGTGAGAGACAGAATTGCCGAGGGATTTTTCCAATCAGCTGGAGTTCAATTTGAGCCTAACTTCGCTCTTTCTCGCATTCTTTTAACAAAGTGTATTCAGATACTGGCATTGGTAGATGATACATACGATTCGTATGGTACACTTCAAGAACTACAATGCTTTACAGATGCACTGGAGAGGTTTCACATCCTTGCCACCTAATTATTAACCTCTTGTATTATTCATTATGTGTATCAAATTCCTCCTCTGAATCATATTGTCTCTCATTTCCATTTCACAATTCCCAGGGGCAACTCTGATCAGCTACCTGCAGATTATCTGAAGATTCTTTACAAGGCGGTCTTAGATTTTTTTGAGGAATTGGGGGATGACGAAGGCAATGAAGGAAGATCCTATTGTATCAATTATACAAAGGAGAGAGTAAGAACTATATCTAGCGCCATGATTTTTGCTATCAATATACAATTAATTAATCAACGAATACGAACTGATtttcatttcctttttcttttacttgtTAAATATATGCATGGATTAGTACAATGAAGTGGTGAGATCTT comes from the Hevea brasiliensis isolate MT/VB/25A 57/8 chromosome 5, ASM3005281v1, whole genome shotgun sequence genome and includes:
- the LOC131180201 gene encoding probable terpene synthase 6 — encoded protein: MAAQVEHLASNMEQEISRPLAYFPPTVWGCDFASLPLFNSEIESYTKKVEVLKEKVKDMLMSSKKDLIKNIEFINLLCRLGISYHFENEIEEQLNHIFNVVHDDINDDYDLYNVALLFRVLRQYGYKISCNVFKKFKDSDGKFNKAISNDVKGILSLYEASFVSMRGEDILDEAIAFARPLLESLAMQSSPHLAKHINDALSMPFHRGLPRVEARKFIDFYEEEESHNETLLKFAKLDYNRVQLLHKQELGVVSRWWKELDLAKGLPYVRDRIAEGFFQSAGVQFEPNFALSRILLTKCIQILALVDDTYDSYGTLQELQCFTDALERGNSDQLPADYLKILYKAVLDFFEELGDDEGNEGRSYCINYTKERYNEVVRSYLVEAQWFYDGHLRPFNEYMHNALISSCFSLLPPVVFLGVEKLAGVKEFKWLETNPKLVEASKFFGRLLNDMVARKDEEKEGHCLAGNCYMKEYGVSKEKAMEELRKMCDNAWKDMNEESMRPTAVPMPLITSIVNLARMMEVVFQYDDGYTIASSLKDHVTLMFVEPIPED